One window of the Candidatus Alcyoniella australis genome contains the following:
- a CDS encoding NIL domain-containing protein, whose product MEIHKIKVLKVNKANLQRPVVCELSRKFDLTFSILKAKILPRQVGLIILEFWGEQHKYEEAMEFLTSQGVRVEGIEQEIAYDEHKCTQCGACVTFCPSAALRIDDRKTMKIVYHPEDCVGCELCLTGCGPRAMSVANNYVEFAVNA is encoded by the coding sequence ATGGAGATTCACAAGATCAAAGTGCTCAAGGTCAACAAGGCTAACCTGCAGCGGCCTGTGGTCTGCGAGCTCAGCCGCAAGTTCGACCTGACGTTTTCGATCCTCAAGGCCAAGATTCTGCCGCGCCAGGTGGGATTGATTATCCTCGAGTTCTGGGGCGAGCAGCACAAGTACGAGGAGGCGATGGAGTTCCTCACGTCCCAGGGCGTGCGCGTGGAGGGGATCGAACAGGAGATCGCCTACGACGAGCACAAGTGTACGCAGTGCGGCGCCTGCGTCACATTCTGCCCCTCGGCGGCCCTGCGCATCGACGACCGCAAGACGATGAAGATCGTCTACCATCCCGAGGATTGTGTGGGATGCGAGCTGTGCCTTACCGGCTGTGGGCCGCGGGCAATGAGCGTGGCCAACAACTATGTCGAGTTCGCCGTCAACGCCTGA
- a CDS encoding homocysteine biosynthesis protein, which translates to MSEQLRTIKQINERIATGDVVVLTAEELAAAVEEDGLEKTARRVDVVTTGTFGPMCSSGAFINFGHATPRLRASKAWLNDVPAYAGIAAVDVFIGATELAEDDPTNKVFPGRFEYGGAHVIHDLLTGKKVTLRAVSYGTDCYPGRSLIKELTLDQLPNAWLYNPRNCYQNYPAAVNLSAKTIYTYMGILKPDAGNINFSSAGALSPMLKDPEYRTIGLGTKIFLGGGVGWVVGHGTQHNPQVERTAGGAPKNGAGTLALQGDLKGMSADWLRPTSLLGYGVSMTMGVGIPIPIIDQAICGQAAATDSELLTQIVDYSEDYPNGQAKDLAEVSYAELYSGQVEFREKTVPTASMSSRPKAREIAALLKDWIATGNFTLGEAQQLLPR; encoded by the coding sequence ATGAGCGAACAACTGCGAACGATCAAGCAGATCAACGAGCGCATCGCAACGGGCGACGTGGTGGTGCTCACAGCCGAGGAGCTGGCCGCGGCAGTCGAAGAGGACGGGCTGGAGAAGACCGCGCGCCGGGTGGACGTAGTGACCACCGGCACCTTCGGACCGATGTGTTCCAGCGGCGCGTTCATCAACTTCGGCCACGCCACTCCGCGGCTGCGCGCCTCCAAGGCCTGGCTCAACGACGTGCCGGCCTACGCCGGAATCGCTGCGGTCGACGTATTCATCGGCGCCACCGAGCTGGCCGAGGACGACCCGACCAACAAGGTCTTCCCCGGACGTTTCGAGTACGGCGGCGCCCACGTGATCCACGACCTGCTAACCGGCAAAAAGGTCACGTTGCGGGCCGTATCGTACGGCACCGATTGCTACCCCGGCCGCAGCCTGATCAAGGAGTTGACCCTCGATCAGCTGCCCAACGCCTGGCTGTACAACCCGCGCAACTGCTACCAGAACTACCCGGCGGCAGTGAACCTCAGCGCCAAAACGATCTACACCTACATGGGGATCCTCAAGCCCGACGCGGGCAATATCAACTTCTCCAGCGCCGGAGCACTGAGCCCGATGCTCAAGGATCCGGAATACCGCACCATCGGCCTGGGAACCAAGATCTTCCTCGGCGGCGGCGTGGGCTGGGTCGTGGGCCACGGCACCCAGCACAACCCGCAGGTCGAGCGCACGGCCGGAGGGGCGCCCAAGAACGGCGCCGGAACATTGGCGCTGCAAGGCGACCTCAAGGGGATGAGCGCCGATTGGCTGCGGCCGACCAGCCTGTTGGGCTACGGCGTGTCGATGACCATGGGCGTGGGAATTCCGATCCCGATCATCGACCAGGCGATCTGCGGCCAGGCTGCGGCCACGGACAGCGAGCTGCTGACGCAGATCGTCGACTACTCCGAGGACTATCCCAACGGTCAGGCCAAAGACCTGGCCGAGGTCAGCTACGCCGAGCTGTACTCGGGCCAGGTCGAGTTCCGCGAAAAGACGGTCCCCACGGCAAGCATGTCCTCGCGTCCCAAGGCGCGCGAGATCGCGGCGCTGCTCAAGGACTGGATCGCCACGGGTAACTTCACCCTGGGCGAGGCTCAACAGCTTCTGCCGCGCTGA
- a CDS encoding amidohydrolase family protein, which produces MDRRSFIVKGAAATAALGSLSLVGCAKPAPVHVFRPQSNELLALVNCRVIDVEAGAIVPDRVLLVRNGLIEALVDPYDERIATARPLDCGGCYAIPGLINAHCHITQPGIAHFSVWQTSKVMEQIERNYTDSLAWGVTTVRDMGSLPKVMARDKIKIDTDELAGPRILTPIGFLAVPGGYPDFAEKLPWMVRAMVGRPSLLASDAAQARDLVKRYHDLGADLIKIALDHRSLMWGHGDLNVFSDAQLEAIRDESLKLGLPLAAHHLYAQGMERGVQFSVDSLEHVAGDVELSDKQVALLAESKVPFVPTASAGINNAYRSQGDPFSDEEELLDLLAWRDERVLPEIPRHCVPKVAQLVGDTVEYYSSEGYRDPKRELPSSFNPQIYTRLVVNGARNLRRLFRAGATIGVGNDSGIPLTFPGALHHEVELLCKNGMPPSIALRAATAVNARICGIDNRCGTLEPGKYADVVLLKHDPLENADALSSVQAVFKGGNLTHLAPGLDLQLG; this is translated from the coding sequence ATGGATCGCAGAAGCTTCATCGTTAAGGGCGCAGCGGCCACGGCCGCGCTGGGTTCGCTTTCGCTCGTGGGCTGCGCCAAGCCCGCGCCGGTGCACGTGTTCCGGCCGCAATCGAACGAGCTGCTGGCGTTGGTCAACTGCCGGGTGATCGACGTCGAGGCCGGAGCGATCGTGCCCGATCGAGTGCTGCTGGTGCGCAACGGTCTGATCGAAGCGCTGGTCGATCCCTACGATGAACGCATTGCCACGGCGCGTCCGCTTGACTGCGGCGGATGCTACGCGATCCCCGGCCTGATCAACGCCCATTGCCACATCACCCAGCCGGGCATCGCCCACTTCAGCGTCTGGCAGACCTCCAAGGTGATGGAGCAGATCGAGCGTAATTACACCGACAGCCTGGCCTGGGGCGTGACCACGGTGCGCGACATGGGTTCGCTGCCCAAGGTGATGGCGCGCGACAAAATCAAGATCGACACCGACGAGCTGGCCGGCCCGCGAATTCTGACACCGATCGGGTTCCTCGCCGTGCCCGGCGGGTACCCCGACTTTGCCGAGAAGCTGCCGTGGATGGTGCGTGCGATGGTCGGACGGCCCTCGTTGTTGGCCAGCGATGCTGCCCAGGCGCGAGACCTGGTCAAGCGTTACCACGACCTGGGCGCGGACCTGATCAAAATCGCATTGGACCATCGTTCGCTGATGTGGGGGCACGGCGACCTCAACGTGTTCAGCGATGCGCAACTCGAGGCGATCCGCGACGAGTCGCTAAAACTCGGCCTGCCGCTGGCCGCGCATCACCTCTACGCCCAGGGCATGGAACGCGGCGTGCAATTCAGCGTCGATTCGCTGGAGCACGTGGCGGGCGACGTGGAGCTCAGCGACAAGCAGGTGGCACTGCTTGCCGAGTCGAAAGTTCCGTTCGTACCCACAGCCAGCGCCGGGATCAACAACGCCTACCGTTCGCAGGGCGATCCGTTCTCGGACGAGGAGGAGCTGCTCGACTTGCTGGCATGGCGCGACGAGCGCGTGCTGCCCGAGATCCCGCGCCACTGTGTGCCCAAGGTCGCGCAGCTGGTGGGCGATACGGTGGAGTACTATTCCAGCGAGGGCTACCGCGATCCCAAGCGCGAACTGCCCAGCTCGTTCAACCCACAAATTTACACGCGCCTGGTGGTCAACGGTGCGCGCAACCTGCGTCGGCTGTTCCGCGCGGGCGCGACCATCGGCGTGGGCAACGACTCGGGGATTCCGCTGACCTTCCCCGGCGCACTGCACCACGAGGTCGAGCTGCTTTGTAAAAACGGCATGCCGCCCTCCATCGCCCTGCGTGCGGCCACGGCGGTCAACGCCCGCATCTGCGGGATTGATAATCGTTGCGGCACCCTCGAGCCGGGCAAGTACGCCGACGTGGTGCTGCTCAAGCACGACCCGCTGGAAAACGCGGACGCGCTTAGCTCGGTCCAGGCGGTTTTCAAGGGCGGCAACCTGACCCACCTCGCCCCGGGCCTCGACCTGCAGCTGGGGTAA
- a CDS encoding TonB-dependent receptor, with translation MYRLPSMMTIICIALALITANAAPAFAKQPPTALDEYVVTAERSPADLSRTARAMSIVSSKMIDDRVSRSVPEALRSQAGILVQRTNQGGGAPFIRGLAGNQVLLLVDGVRVNNSTFRGGPNQYLNTIDPLFIERIEVVRGPGSVLYGTDALGGTINVITKRRHDFSKRLGLNSRAMVRATSAEREQTANLNLSGNVRTVLGITASGSFRQFDDVDPGGTQPLQAPAAYEEQDFAGNVDLHFGEHFSWQLSAQNANLDEVPNYDPDNIKNVFEPQRRSLFYTKLISHGALTFLDHAELFASYQTQLEGRQKIKADTPDLETRDLDQVDTLGGGLQLETPIGRWVRLIYGGEVYNDEISSQRKIHQGATQAEAAPQFPDGSSFLNAAGYLELRVTPVDWLKLVPGMRYSYFQPACEIDDPELGKVAIDDPIDDLTWSAHAMFIPAQGHGIILGASRGFRVPSIDDLTKLGSEDGRYDVPNPDLEPETMIQYELGYRLSGARGRLSLFGFYSQIEDLIARKPATYQGQEYIGDDRVNRNENVGESYIYGGEFAANAEMMRDFLFGGASVSYTYGQNDTDDEPMRRIPPLMGSGYLRLNFSEQHAWFETAIDWSAKQDRLSAGDESDSRIGPKGTEGFSVFHLRSGYNPSKHIELRAAIENVFDEPYKYHGSGLLEPGRNFKGSVAFKF, from the coding sequence ATGTATCGCTTGCCGTCGATGATGACCATCATTTGCATTGCCCTGGCGCTGATCACAGCCAACGCTGCGCCCGCTTTTGCCAAGCAGCCGCCGACCGCGCTGGACGAGTACGTGGTCACGGCCGAACGCAGCCCCGCGGACCTGTCGCGCACCGCACGCGCAATGTCGATCGTCAGCTCGAAGATGATCGACGACCGCGTATCGCGCAGCGTGCCCGAGGCTCTGCGTTCCCAGGCCGGAATCCTGGTGCAGCGCACCAACCAGGGCGGCGGCGCGCCGTTCATCCGCGGCCTGGCGGGCAACCAGGTGTTGCTGCTGGTCGACGGCGTGCGCGTCAACAACTCGACATTCCGCGGCGGGCCCAACCAATATCTGAACACCATCGACCCGCTGTTCATCGAGCGCATCGAGGTCGTGCGCGGTCCGGGCTCGGTGCTCTACGGCACCGACGCGCTGGGCGGCACGATCAACGTGATCACCAAGCGCCGCCACGACTTCAGTAAGCGCCTGGGTCTCAATTCCCGCGCCATGGTGCGCGCCACTTCGGCCGAGCGCGAGCAGACCGCCAACCTCAACCTCTCGGGCAACGTACGCACAGTGCTGGGCATCACCGCCTCGGGCTCGTTCCGCCAGTTCGACGACGTCGATCCCGGCGGCACCCAGCCGCTGCAGGCGCCCGCGGCCTACGAGGAACAGGACTTCGCGGGCAACGTCGATTTGCACTTTGGCGAGCACTTCTCCTGGCAGCTCTCGGCGCAGAACGCCAACCTCGACGAGGTGCCCAACTACGACCCGGACAACATCAAAAACGTGTTCGAGCCCCAGCGCCGCAGCCTGTTTTATACCAAGCTGATCAGCCACGGTGCGCTGACCTTCCTGGACCACGCCGAGCTGTTCGCCTCGTACCAAACCCAGCTCGAGGGACGGCAGAAGATCAAGGCCGACACGCCCGATCTCGAGACGCGCGATCTGGACCAGGTCGATACCCTGGGCGGCGGATTGCAACTCGAGACGCCCATCGGTCGCTGGGTGCGATTGATATACGGCGGCGAGGTCTACAACGACGAGATCTCGTCGCAGCGCAAGATCCATCAGGGCGCGACCCAGGCCGAGGCCGCGCCGCAGTTCCCCGATGGCTCCTCGTTTCTAAACGCCGCCGGATACCTCGAACTGCGGGTGACACCGGTCGACTGGCTCAAGCTCGTGCCCGGCATGCGCTACAGCTATTTCCAACCCGCTTGCGAGATCGACGACCCGGAACTGGGCAAGGTGGCGATCGACGATCCGATCGACGATCTAACCTGGTCGGCGCACGCAATGTTCATTCCGGCACAGGGGCACGGGATCATCCTCGGCGCGTCGCGCGGCTTCCGCGTGCCCAGCATCGACGACCTGACCAAGCTGGGCAGCGAAGACGGGCGCTACGACGTGCCCAATCCCGACTTGGAACCCGAGACCATGATCCAGTATGAGCTGGGCTACCGGCTGAGCGGCGCGCGCGGCAGGCTCTCGCTGTTCGGTTTCTACTCGCAGATCGAGGATCTGATCGCGCGTAAGCCCGCGACCTATCAGGGTCAGGAGTACATCGGCGATGACCGCGTCAACCGCAACGAGAACGTCGGCGAGTCGTACATCTACGGCGGCGAGTTCGCGGCCAACGCCGAAATGATGCGCGACTTCCTCTTCGGCGGCGCAAGCGTCTCCTATACCTACGGCCAGAACGATACCGACGATGAACCGATGCGTCGCATTCCGCCGCTGATGGGCTCGGGATATTTACGGCTGAACTTCAGCGAACAGCACGCCTGGTTTGAGACCGCGATCGATTGGTCGGCCAAGCAGGACCGGCTGAGCGCGGGCGACGAATCCGACTCGCGCATCGGTCCGAAGGGCACCGAGGGGTTCAGCGTGTTCCACCTGCGCTCGGGCTATAACCCGAGCAAGCACATCGAGCTGCGGGCCGCCATTGAGAACGTGTTCGACGAGCCGTACAAATATCACGGCTCGGGCCTGCTCGAGCCCGGACGCAACTTCAAAGGGTCGGTGGCTTTCAAGTTTTAG
- a CDS encoding nitroreductase, which yields MKTLDAIRSRSSVRAFDPRQVQPELIERIIEISLQAPSACNIQPYRLALATGETWDALRVQLVRSAQSEPNAHEIPWSIRYPERYSQRQREAGFGLYKTLGIGREDHESRQRQFLHNYRGFDAPAVLFLFSDRELGAYAALDLGIWMQTFMLAAHSHGLGSVAQTSLAAYPDLVRSCFDVPDYMLLACAISFGYPKQDAKVNGFSPRRVGVEQMMLQPQERLERDVRLDPTQGPRMRRKATTLVEKALCST from the coding sequence ATGAAAACACTCGATGCGATCCGCAGCCGCAGCAGTGTGCGCGCCTTTGATCCACGCCAAGTCCAGCCTGAACTGATCGAGCGGATCATCGAGATTTCGCTGCAAGCCCCCAGCGCCTGCAACATCCAGCCCTACCGCCTGGCGCTGGCCACGGGCGAGACCTGGGACGCTCTGCGCGTGCAGCTGGTGCGCTCGGCGCAAAGCGAGCCCAACGCCCACGAGATCCCGTGGTCGATCCGCTACCCGGAGCGCTACAGCCAACGTCAGCGCGAGGCGGGTTTCGGCCTGTACAAAACCCTGGGAATCGGACGCGAAGACCACGAGTCGCGGCAGCGGCAGTTTTTGCACAACTACCGCGGGTTCGACGCACCGGCAGTGTTGTTCCTGTTCAGCGACCGCGAGCTGGGCGCCTACGCCGCATTGGACCTGGGAATTTGGATGCAGACCTTTATGCTCGCGGCCCACAGCCACGGCCTGGGCAGCGTGGCCCAGACCTCGCTGGCCGCGTATCCCGACTTGGTGCGTAGCTGTTTCGACGTGCCGGACTACATGCTGCTGGCCTGCGCCATCTCGTTTGGCTATCCCAAGCAAGACGCGAAGGTCAACGGTTTCAGTCCGCGCAGAGTCGGGGTCGAGCAGATGATGCTGCAACCGCAAGAGAGGTTGGAGCGGGATGTACGCTTGGATCCGACGCAGGGTCCGCGAATGCGCCGCAAGGCCACGACGCTTGTTGAAAAGGCGCTTTGCTCTACCTGA
- a CDS encoding M28 family peptidase, with amino-acid sequence MIKPEQYVRRIVESLARIPRRGATLRGEREAAKLVADELDALGYEVSEHEFRAPARFGSLAIGVFALGLVGLLLGFEYPLIGLLIGGAALLLVLKLNDYRSDLLTRLLSSGSSRNVVGAREVENPTINLVLSAHIDAAQSGLMFHPRVKRLFAKLNAQNSRPHGPLYIPTIMLGAGLAMVLMRLFNASGWLPDAIQGAAAAACGLTMLVCVQWSLSPYVPGAIDNASGVAAMLLAARELGSAMPKNCNVYVAATGAEEAGLLGMRAFMRQQREMIAARPTYFINLESVGGGELRAVTSEGLLGTLYYRSELNGLARHVARREGYGELELVSLMAGTDSAVPVQHGHQALCLIALDEQGMPPNYHEMADTPDGVDYALVAKTANLGCAVCRELDAQG; translated from the coding sequence ATGATCAAGCCCGAGCAATACGTCCGCCGGATCGTCGAGTCGCTGGCGAGGATTCCGCGGCGCGGCGCGACCCTGCGCGGCGAGCGCGAAGCGGCCAAGCTGGTTGCGGATGAACTGGACGCCCTGGGCTACGAGGTCAGCGAACACGAGTTTCGCGCGCCGGCGCGTTTCGGGTCCTTGGCGATCGGTGTGTTCGCCCTGGGTTTGGTCGGCCTGCTGCTGGGGTTTGAATATCCGCTGATCGGGCTGTTGATCGGCGGCGCGGCGCTGCTGCTGGTGCTCAAGCTCAACGACTACCGCTCGGATCTGTTGACGCGACTGCTGAGTTCGGGGAGCTCGCGCAACGTGGTCGGCGCGCGCGAGGTCGAGAACCCCACGATCAACCTGGTGCTCAGCGCGCACATCGACGCGGCACAATCCGGGTTGATGTTTCACCCACGGGTCAAGCGGTTGTTCGCCAAGCTCAACGCCCAAAACAGTCGTCCGCACGGACCGCTGTACATCCCGACGATCATGCTCGGCGCTGGATTGGCAATGGTGCTGATGCGGCTGTTCAACGCCTCGGGCTGGCTGCCCGACGCGATCCAGGGCGCGGCTGCCGCGGCCTGCGGACTGACGATGTTGGTCTGCGTGCAGTGGTCGCTATCGCCCTACGTGCCCGGCGCCATCGACAACGCCTCGGGAGTGGCCGCGATGCTGCTGGCGGCCCGCGAGTTGGGCAGCGCGATGCCCAAAAACTGCAACGTCTACGTGGCGGCCACGGGCGCGGAGGAGGCCGGGTTGCTGGGCATGCGGGCGTTCATGCGCCAACAGCGCGAGATGATCGCAGCGCGACCGACCTACTTTATCAACCTCGAGTCAGTGGGCGGCGGCGAGCTGCGGGCCGTAACCAGCGAGGGCTTGCTCGGCACGCTGTACTACCGATCGGAGCTTAACGGTCTGGCGCGCCACGTGGCCAGGCGCGAGGGGTACGGCGAGTTGGAGCTGGTCTCGCTGATGGCCGGCACCGACTCGGCAGTGCCCGTGCAGCACGGCCATCAGGCGCTGTGCCTGATCGCATTGGACGAGCAGGGCATGCCGCCGAACTACCACGAGATGGCCGATACGCCCGACGGAGTCGACTACGCGCTGGTAGCCAAGACCGCGAACCTGGGCTGCGCGGTCTGCCGCGAGCTCGACGCCCAGGGTTAG
- a CDS encoding UPF0280 family protein has protein sequence MYQPRVYRHELEADLGALQRFELHAGESDLLVIASRPMEREALEALLKARDEVQSAIERDSKFAQSLAPLPPVPFAPPTVRRMIHAAEQSGTGPMAAVAGSIAQSVGERLAQDCAVVIVENGGDLYLAADCELSVGVFAGGSTLSGKIGLKIEASRLPAGVATSSASVGHSLSQGATDAACVVADDAALADACATALGNMVGDAGEVDAALHKIVGLEGVRGALVIINDKIGALGEIELTHLQGE, from the coding sequence ATGTACCAGCCGCGCGTCTATCGCCACGAGCTCGAGGCCGACCTGGGTGCGCTGCAACGCTTTGAGTTGCACGCGGGCGAGTCCGACCTGCTGGTGATCGCCTCGCGGCCCATGGAGCGCGAGGCGCTGGAGGCGTTGCTCAAGGCGCGTGACGAGGTGCAGTCGGCCATCGAGCGCGATTCGAAGTTCGCCCAATCGCTGGCGCCGTTGCCGCCGGTTCCCTTTGCGCCGCCCACGGTTCGTCGGATGATCCACGCCGCGGAGCAGTCCGGCACCGGGCCGATGGCAGCAGTGGCCGGGTCGATCGCCCAGTCCGTGGGCGAGCGTTTGGCGCAGGACTGCGCTGTGGTGATCGTGGAGAACGGCGGCGATCTGTACCTTGCGGCCGATTGCGAACTCAGCGTCGGCGTGTTCGCCGGCGGCTCTACGCTGTCGGGCAAAATCGGACTGAAGATTGAGGCCTCGCGCCTGCCCGCGGGCGTAGCCACATCTTCGGCCAGCGTGGGGCACAGCCTGTCGCAAGGAGCGACCGACGCGGCCTGCGTAGTGGCCGACGACGCGGCCCTGGCCGACGCCTGCGCCACGGCACTGGGCAACATGGTGGGCGACGCAGGCGAGGTTGACGCGGCGCTACACAAGATCGTGGGGCTCGAGGGCGTGCGCGGTGCGCTGGTGATTATCAACGACAAGATCGGTGCGTTGGGCGAAATCGAGCTGACGCATCTTCAAGGGGAGTGA
- a CDS encoding RNA-binding protein: MAKKLYAGGLSWNTTDESLRDAFASHGEVTDAVVIKDRDSGRSRGFGFVTMADDDSAKSAVSALNGTSLDGRTIQVSEAREKSPRNDRDGGGGGGGGGRNRW, encoded by the coding sequence ATGGCGAAGAAACTGTATGCTGGTGGACTAAGCTGGAATACGACCGACGAGTCGTTGCGCGACGCGTTCGCATCGCACGGCGAAGTAACCGACGCCGTGGTCATCAAGGACCGCGACTCGGGACGCTCCCGTGGATTCGGCTTTGTAACGATGGCCGACGACGACAGCGCAAAGTCGGCTGTCTCCGCACTCAACGGCACCTCCCTGGACGGTCGCACGATTCAGGTGAGCGAAGCGCGTGAGAAGAGCCCGCGTAACGACCGCGATGGCGGCGGCGGCGGCGGCGGCGGCGGACGCAACCGCTGGTAG
- a CDS encoding CoA-binding protein encodes MSAQTKQHVNQLDYFFKPRSVAVVGASSQIIKWGSFLMVNMVHGGYQGEIYPVNPKESEIIGRRCYASLLDIEGPVDLVLITVPAKAVGAVIEDCIAKGVPAVVMITSGFSETGDEGTGLEQRLMQRAREGGIRVIGPNTMGILSTEVKLYTSGAPVFPKNGGISMISQSGNLGTQMMAFAEEQGLGINKFIGTGNEGDVDTCELLDYLADDPSTSVIIMYMEGIDEGRRFLASAKRAASIKPVIVLKAGRTRAGQTAASSHTGAMSGSSEVFRAVVRQAGLVEARSPSEMIDLACAFAYLPLPSGDGVGVITLGGGWGVVTADECVETGLRLPELPDELIAQMDALLPPYWSRSNPIDLVGKLDLEVFTTAMRGMAKSGGFSSMIVLGVVGTDLIVDRSVKLGAKYSPQIDEQMAEFISQDMANREFVFLNDAYKLTKRTGIPIIPVSLSGGATKAYTIENGGKVVVFTTPEKAVLAIAKLYEYARFRARRQ; translated from the coding sequence ATGAGCGCCCAGACTAAACAACACGTGAATCAACTCGACTATTTTTTCAAGCCCCGTTCGGTGGCGGTGGTCGGAGCCTCCTCACAGATCATCAAGTGGGGCTCGTTCCTGATGGTCAACATGGTCCATGGCGGATATCAGGGCGAGATCTACCCGGTCAATCCCAAAGAGAGCGAGATCATCGGGCGCCGCTGCTACGCCAGCCTGCTCGATATCGAGGGGCCGGTCGACCTGGTGCTGATCACGGTGCCGGCCAAGGCGGTCGGCGCGGTAATCGAGGACTGCATCGCCAAGGGCGTTCCGGCGGTGGTGATGATCACCTCGGGGTTCTCCGAGACCGGCGACGAAGGGACCGGCCTGGAGCAGCGGCTGATGCAACGCGCGCGCGAGGGCGGAATCCGGGTCATCGGGCCGAACACCATGGGCATCCTCTCGACCGAGGTCAAGCTTTACACCAGCGGCGCGCCGGTCTTCCCCAAGAACGGCGGAATCAGCATGATCAGCCAGAGCGGCAACCTGGGCACCCAGATGATGGCGTTCGCCGAGGAGCAGGGTCTGGGGATCAACAAGTTCATCGGCACGGGCAACGAGGGCGACGTCGATACCTGCGAGCTGCTGGACTACCTGGCCGACGATCCGAGCACCAGCGTGATCATCATGTATATGGAGGGGATCGACGAGGGCCGGCGCTTCCTGGCTTCGGCCAAACGCGCGGCGTCGATCAAACCGGTGATCGTGCTCAAGGCCGGACGCACCCGCGCGGGCCAGACCGCGGCATCGAGCCATACCGGCGCGATGAGCGGCTCCAGCGAGGTGTTCCGGGCGGTGGTGCGCCAGGCGGGCCTGGTCGAGGCGCGCAGCCCCAGCGAGATGATCGACCTGGCCTGCGCCTTTGCCTACCTGCCGCTTCCCAGCGGCGACGGCGTGGGCGTAATCACCCTCGGCGGCGGCTGGGGCGTGGTCACCGCCGACGAGTGTGTGGAAACCGGCCTGCGCCTGCCAGAGCTTCCCGACGAACTGATCGCCCAGATGGACGCGCTGCTCCCGCCGTACTGGAGCCGCTCCAACCCGATCGACCTGGTGGGCAAGCTCGACCTCGAGGTGTTCACCACCGCGATGCGCGGCATGGCAAAGTCCGGCGGCTTCTCCTCGATGATCGTGCTCGGCGTGGTCGGCACCGACCTGATCGTCGACCGCTCGGTCAAGCTCGGTGCAAAATACAGCCCGCAGATCGACGAGCAAATGGCCGAGTTCATCAGCCAGGACATGGCCAATCGCGAGTTCGTGTTTCTCAACGACGCCTACAAACTGACCAAGCGCACCGGGATTCCGATCATTCCGGTCAGCCTTTCCGGCGGCGCGACCAAGGCCTACACCATCGAAAACGGCGGCAAGGTAGTGGTCTTCACCACCCCGGAAAAGGCCGTGCTGGCCATTGCCAAACTTTACGAGTATGCACGTTTCAGGGCCCGCAGACAGTAG